One Clostridia bacterium genomic window, TTTTGCCGGTAACGATGCGTCCGTCGTCGAGCTGTATCGCGGCGGCGGGTGCTCCGGTTTCCTTTTCGCGCTCAAGCGCGGCGGCAACTACAGGACGGAAGCTTTCGTCGACGCCGGCCTGCTTCATCAGCATTTCGTTTTTATAGACGGCTTCGCTGCTGACCTTGCCGTTTTTGGCGGCGCAGACCGTGTTGTAGTATCTGCGTACTATCTCCTGATTCGACGCCTCGCATACGACTTCGTCGTCAATTATGCAATTGCCCGCCATGTTGACGCCCATGTCCGTCGGAGATTTATAGGGGCATTCACCGCCGCTGATCTGCTCAAACAGAGCTTTCAGAACGGGGAAAATCTCAACGTCGCGGTTATAGTTGACCGCGGTCGTGCCGTACGCTTCGAGATGGAAGGGGTCGATCATATTGACGTCGTTGAGGTCCGACGTCGCGGCCTCATACGCGAGGTTGACAGGGTGCTTCAGGGGCAGGTTCCAGATCGGGAAGGTCTCAAACTTAGCGTATCCGGATTTGATACCGCACTTACTGTCGTGATAGAGCTGCGAAAGGCAGGTTGCCATCTTGCCGCTGCCGGGGCCGGGCGCCGTTATGACGACGAGCGGGTGAGTTGTCTCGATGTATTCGTTTTTACCGAAGCCGTCGTCGCTGACGATGAGAGGGATGTTTGAAGGATAACCGTCTATGCGATAGTGGCGATAGACCTTGAGGCCGAGGTTTTCAAGACGCTCCTTGAAAAGACGGCAGGCGGGCTGATCGCTGTACTGCGTTATAACGACGCTGCTGACGTAGAGTCCGCAGTCGCGGAACGCATCGATAAGCCGCAGAACGTCGGAGTCGTAAGTTATGCCGAGATCGCCGCGGATCTTGCTGTTTTCAATGTCGGAGGAGTTGATGACAACGACGACTTCCGCCTTGTCCGC contains:
- a CDS encoding DUF1846 domain-containing protein produces the protein MFKVGFDNAKYIAMQSENIEKRIDQFGGKLYLEFGGKLFDDLHASRVLPGFAPDSKIRMLLKVADKAEVVVVINSSDIENSKIRGDLGITYDSDVLRLIDAFRDCGLYVSSVVITQYSDQPACRLFKERLENLGLKVYRHYRIDGYPSNIPLIVSDDGFGKNEYIETTHPLVVITAPGPGSGKMATCLSQLYHDSKCGIKSGYAKFETFPIWNLPLKHPVNLAYEAATSDLNDVNMIDPFHLEAYGTTAVNYNRDVEIFPVLKALFEQISGGECPYKSPTDMGVNMAGNCIIDDEVVCEASNQEIVRRYYNTVCAAKNGKVSSEAVYKNEMLMKQAGVDESFRPVVAAALEREKETGAPAAAIQLDDGRIVTGKTSSLLGASAAALLNALKVLGGIHHDILLISPIIIEPIQKLKTVELGNSNPRLHTDEILIALAISAATNPTADLALKQLGKLRHAEMHTSVMLASVDESTLKKLGINLTSEPVIRGKRLYRK